DNA sequence from the Chryseobacterium indicum genome:
ATCTTTAGGGCTACAATGATTAATATGAAGATAAACAGATTTCTTGCATTGCCTGTTATGATGGCGATGACACAATTTTCTTTGGCTCAGAATGCCGTTCCTCAGGAAAAACTTAATCCCGTTGTTCAGAATTTCGTGAACGAGGTAAACAATAATTCCCAGCTTGAAAAAATGGCGTATGAACTTTTGGACGGAATCGGTCCTCGACTGATCGGAACTCCGGAAATGCTTGCCGCCAATGAATGGACAGCAAATAAACTGAAATCATGGGATATTGAAGCCAGTCTGCAGCAATTCGGAACATGGAAAGGATGGCAAAGGGGAATTACTCATGTGGACATGACGTTTCCGCGTATGAAAAGTTTATCGGCAACCCAGCTAGCGTGGAGTCCGGCAACGAAAAAAGCGGTGGAAGCAGAAGTTGTTATTCTCCCTAAAGTTTCTTCCAAAGCTGAATTTGACCGATGGATTTCTTCTGTGAAAGGAAAGGTTGTTTTGATGGCGCAATATCAGAAAATCGGTCGCTCAGATGATCAGATTAAAGAATTTGCCACTCCTGAACTGTATGAAAAACTAAAAAAAGAAAAAGAGCAGGCTTCAAAAGAGTATCAGAATTATATAAAAAGCATCGGCTATAATAACGAAACACTTCCCGAAGCTTTGGAAAAAGCAGGAGCGGCAGGAATTGCGATTTCCAACTGGACGGGAATCATGGGAGCCAACAGAATTTTTGAGGCAAAAACGAAGAATATTCCCATGTTTGATATTGAACTTGAAGATTACGGAATGTTGTACAGAATGGCGGAAAACGGCGCAAAACCAAAGATCAGGATGGAGATGAAGTCAAAAATCCTTCCAGAAGCCAAATCCTTCAACACCATCGGAATGATTAAAGGAAAAGAAAAACCTGATGAATACGTTATTCTTTCTGCGCATCTGGATTCGTGGGACGGCGCGCAAGGCGCTACAGACAACGGAACGGGAGTTTT
Encoded proteins:
- a CDS encoding M20/M25/M40 family metallo-hydrolase, whose translation is MKINRFLALPVMMAMTQFSLAQNAVPQEKLNPVVQNFVNEVNNNSQLEKMAYELLDGIGPRLIGTPEMLAANEWTANKLKSWDIEASLQQFGTWKGWQRGITHVDMTFPRMKSLSATQLAWSPATKKAVEAEVVILPKVSSKAEFDRWISSVKGKVVLMAQYQKIGRSDDQIKEFATPELYEKLKKEKEQASKEYQNYIKSIGYNNETLPEALEKAGAAGIAISNWTGIMGANRIFEAKTKNIPMFDIELEDYGMLYRMAENGAKPKIRMEMKSKILPEAKSFNTIGMIKGKEKPDEYVILSAHLDSWDGAQGATDNGTGVLTMLEAMRILKKYYPDNKRTIIVGLWGSEEQGLNGSRSFVADHPEIVKGVQAVFNQDNGTGRVVNISGQGFVHAYDYLGKWLNAVPKNIKSQIKTDFPGIPGGGGSDHASFVAAGVPSFGLGSLNWGYFGYTWHTTKDTYDKIIFDEVKSNVILTATLAYMASEDPEFSNREKRAMPLDDKGQVTQWPEVKKAVRDSKDY